From Trueperella pecoris, a single genomic window includes:
- a CDS encoding M81 family metallopeptidase: MSPRIAIAGIHIESSTFSPQLAVAEDFVVTRAEEVLGRYSWINETWCQAVTWLPVFHARALPGGVLERDTYEEWKAEILAGLAALTDESPLDGFFFDVHGAMSVVGLDDAEGDLITAIRAVIGEEVLVSLSTDLHGNMSRELFAGCDLLTTYREAPHTDALESRRRAMKNLVMRLLSGQGKPAKALVHLPFLLPGERTSTRLEPAKSLYGRLPWLEAQPGILDVAFWIGFAWADQPRCKAAVVATGDDAELVTKVAADYAREIWARHMEFEFVAPVDSMEGCLEWVRDAARPTFISDTGDNPGAGGADDVTYALARLLAFEPVARGQMSAIYASIHDADTVARALAAGVGGEVDIELGGKIDSREPGPLPLRVRVENLAVDPRAGQLAVLRPLGTAGTDGVVEGGASAEAGASAEAGANTASGAVIIVTQNRMQYGTEEAFTIAGVDPRAADIVVVKIGYLEPDLYEMAADWKMALTPGGVDQDLVRLGHQTITRPMYPFDEDFAWEPEVITC, translated from the coding sequence ATGAGCCCACGCATTGCGATTGCAGGAATCCACATCGAATCATCGACATTTTCGCCGCAGCTGGCCGTGGCAGAAGATTTTGTGGTCACGAGGGCTGAGGAGGTTCTAGGGCGTTACTCGTGGATCAACGAGACGTGGTGCCAGGCCGTGACGTGGCTGCCCGTCTTCCATGCCCGCGCCCTACCCGGCGGTGTTCTCGAGCGGGACACCTACGAGGAGTGGAAGGCGGAAATCCTCGCCGGCCTTGCCGCGCTGACTGACGAGTCGCCGTTGGACGGCTTTTTCTTCGACGTCCACGGCGCCATGAGTGTTGTCGGACTCGACGACGCCGAAGGCGACCTCATCACCGCGATCCGCGCTGTCATCGGTGAGGAGGTGCTCGTGTCGCTGTCGACGGACCTGCACGGCAACATGTCGCGGGAGCTCTTCGCCGGGTGTGACCTGCTCACGACGTACCGCGAAGCCCCGCACACCGACGCCCTCGAATCTCGCCGCCGGGCGATGAAGAACCTGGTCATGCGCCTGCTCAGCGGCCAAGGTAAGCCCGCGAAGGCGCTCGTTCACTTGCCCTTTCTCCTCCCCGGCGAACGCACCTCGACCCGCCTTGAGCCCGCGAAGAGCCTCTATGGGCGCCTGCCGTGGCTCGAGGCACAGCCCGGCATCCTCGACGTCGCCTTCTGGATCGGCTTCGCCTGGGCCGATCAGCCTCGATGCAAGGCGGCAGTGGTGGCAACCGGCGACGACGCCGAGCTCGTGACCAAGGTCGCCGCCGACTACGCCCGCGAGATCTGGGCCCGCCACATGGAGTTCGAATTCGTCGCGCCCGTCGATTCCATGGAAGGTTGCCTCGAATGGGTCCGCGACGCCGCCCGCCCGACCTTCATCTCCGACACGGGCGACAACCCCGGAGCCGGCGGCGCCGACGACGTCACCTACGCCCTGGCCCGACTCCTTGCCTTCGAGCCGGTAGCACGAGGGCAGATGAGCGCGATCTACGCCTCGATTCACGACGCCGACACCGTGGCCCGTGCTCTCGCCGCAGGCGTCGGGGGCGAGGTCGACATTGAGCTCGGCGGTAAGATCGACTCGCGTGAGCCCGGGCCGCTCCCGCTGCGCGTGCGAGTCGAGAACCTCGCCGTGGACCCACGCGCCGGCCAACTCGCCGTCTTGCGGCCGCTGGGCACGGCGGGCACGGACGGCGTCGTGGAAGGTGGCGCCAGTGCGGAAGCGGGCGCCAGTGCGGAAGCGGGCGCCAACACAGCAAGCGGAGCGGTGATCATTGTGACCCAGAACCGGATGCAATACGGCACCGAAGAGGCCTTCACCATCGCCGGGGTCGATCCGCGGGCGGCCGATATCGTCGTCGTGAAAATTGGCTACCTCGAACCCGACCTGTACGAGATGGCCGCCGACTGGAAGATGGCCCTCACCCCCGGCGGCGTGGATCAGGACCTCGTGCGGCTCGGCCACCAAACCATCACACGGCCCATGTACCCCTTCGACGAGGACTTCGCCTGGGAGCCGGAGGTTATCACATGCTAG
- a CDS encoding alpha-L-fucosidase, with the protein MDNIFENRTGPAHLAATTVYPEHEVPAWFDDAKLGFFIHLGIYSIPAWAYRREPGQTTPPELAYDYHEYAEWYANTVRIPDSPCARWHEQTFGVGVSYEDLAARFSPSPAALSALVNKLVGAGGRYIVPTTKHHDGFCLWDTDTTLFSAAARGGGDVISTIADAVRATDARLGLYFSGALDWHVSHFGPIRSDEDLFGLRRNDEAFARYAAAQLNELIDRYHPDLLWNDIDWPDEGKGPQEWGLAAILGRYLETHPQATINDRWGIPLHGYLTREYTLVDEPLPEKWESTRGLNRSFGYNRHDNPSDRMSGPEVTWLLVDVVSHGGNLLLNVGPRADGTLDPYQDQVVGELGTWMAVYGQYIYGSTSGPRPYSLVTPHATAYFVEPGQAPSPADLVGDTGTAGNTHLNLDTAWWLAPDGSRTPANQPAPTASFPFALIVER; encoded by the coding sequence ATGGACAACATTTTCGAAAACCGCACCGGCCCCGCCCACCTCGCCGCGACCACGGTCTACCCCGAACACGAGGTGCCGGCCTGGTTCGACGACGCCAAACTCGGCTTCTTCATCCACCTCGGCATCTACTCGATCCCCGCATGGGCGTATCGGCGCGAGCCCGGGCAAACCACCCCGCCCGAACTGGCCTACGACTATCACGAATACGCCGAGTGGTATGCCAACACGGTGCGCATCCCGGATTCGCCGTGTGCACGCTGGCACGAGCAGACCTTCGGCGTCGGCGTCTCCTACGAGGACCTCGCCGCGCGCTTTTCGCCCTCGCCCGCAGCCCTAAGCGCCTTGGTCAACAAGCTGGTGGGCGCCGGCGGGCGCTACATCGTCCCCACCACCAAGCATCACGACGGCTTCTGCCTGTGGGACACGGACACGACGCTGTTCTCCGCTGCCGCCCGCGGTGGCGGCGACGTCATCTCCACCATCGCAGACGCCGTCCGTGCCACCGACGCCCGCCTGGGCCTGTACTTTTCGGGCGCGCTCGATTGGCACGTGTCCCACTTTGGCCCCATCCGGAGTGACGAGGACCTGTTTGGCCTGCGCCGCAACGACGAAGCCTTCGCCCGCTACGCCGCCGCCCAGCTCAACGAGCTCATCGACCGCTACCACCCGGACCTGCTGTGGAACGACATCGACTGGCCAGACGAAGGCAAGGGACCCCAAGAGTGGGGGCTCGCCGCCATCCTCGGCCGCTACCTCGAGACCCATCCCCAGGCCACCATCAACGACCGGTGGGGGATCCCCCTCCACGGCTACCTCACCCGCGAATACACGCTGGTGGACGAGCCGCTGCCGGAAAAGTGGGAGTCCACGCGCGGCCTGAACCGCTCCTTCGGATACAACCGTCACGACAATCCCTCCGACCGCATGAGCGGGCCCGAAGTGACGTGGCTGCTGGTCGACGTCGTCTCTCACGGCGGCAACCTCCTGCTCAACGTCGGCCCCCGCGCGGACGGCACACTCGACCCTTACCAAGATCAGGTCGTGGGTGAACTTGGCACGTGGATGGCCGTCTACGGCCAGTATATCTACGGTTCGACGTCGGGCCCGCGGCCATACTCCCTGGTCACCCCGCACGCCACCGCCTACTTCGTGGAGCCGGGCCAGGCTCCTTCGCCCGCCGACCTCGTCGGTGATACCGGCACCGCCGGCAACACCCACCTCAACCTCGACACCGCCTGGTGGCTCGCCCCGGACGGAAGCCGAACCCCCGCCAACCAACCGGCGCCGACGGCGTCGTTCCCCTTTGCCCTCATCGTCGAAAGGTAA
- a CDS encoding ROK family protein — protein MVSEQGFATVSPELLEAAYRLIRAGAAENRSDLSELLGVSSSTASNIARSLVSQKRVREVEASSASRGRRATQLRSIALPALVAVAEIGTRHVRYALSERVGPVKSAEEVPIDLTPGPRPTIERLLELWNELRDRDFPDHEIKAIGIAVPGPVDAGTQRIVMPSRMPGWHDADLRSIVRELTGLDAVVENDARAAALGEASELRDHHTLIYIKAGSGIGGALVINGEVHTGGRGIAGDVSHARVVENSPFVCGCGQSGCLETVASGAAIRRDARAFGVELESMAELIEAGLNQVPQVTQLIRNSGMLVGKALGPLINFVNPTQVIVGGSMSGLSAFMNALRVSLLGSAVPMATEGLRIEPARLAANSALTGVARAAHRLIVDAPVK, from the coding sequence TTGGTTAGCGAACAAGGTTTTGCCACCGTGAGCCCCGAGCTGCTCGAGGCTGCCTACCGGCTTATTCGAGCCGGTGCCGCGGAAAACCGCTCCGATCTGAGCGAGCTGCTGGGCGTATCGTCGTCGACGGCGTCCAACATCGCCCGCTCGCTCGTCAGCCAAAAGCGCGTGCGCGAGGTGGAGGCGAGCAGCGCCTCGCGTGGTCGGCGCGCCACCCAGTTGCGCAGTATTGCCCTGCCGGCGCTCGTCGCCGTCGCGGAGATCGGCACGAGACACGTACGTTACGCCCTCTCGGAGAGGGTCGGGCCTGTCAAGAGCGCCGAAGAAGTGCCGATCGACCTCACGCCCGGGCCGCGCCCCACGATCGAGCGCCTCCTCGAGCTATGGAACGAGCTACGCGACCGCGACTTTCCCGACCACGAGATCAAGGCGATCGGCATCGCGGTGCCCGGCCCTGTCGACGCCGGAACGCAACGTATCGTCATGCCCTCGCGCATGCCCGGTTGGCACGACGCCGACCTGCGTAGCATCGTCCGCGAGCTCACGGGCCTGGACGCCGTCGTGGAAAACGACGCGCGGGCAGCCGCCCTCGGTGAGGCAAGCGAGCTGAGGGACCACCACACCCTGATCTACATCAAGGCGGGTTCGGGCATCGGTGGTGCCCTCGTCATCAACGGCGAGGTGCACACGGGCGGGCGGGGCATCGCCGGCGATGTCTCTCATGCGCGCGTGGTTGAGAATTCCCCGTTCGTGTGCGGATGTGGACAGTCAGGATGCTTGGAAACAGTTGCATCGGGGGCGGCTATCCGGCGTGACGCGCGGGCGTTCGGCGTCGAACTCGAATCGATGGCCGAACTGATCGAGGCCGGACTCAACCAGGTCCCGCAGGTCACTCAGCTGATCCGCAACTCGGGAATGCTCGTGGGCAAGGCGCTCGGGCCGCTGATCAACTTCGTCAACCCCACGCAGGTCATAGTCGGCGGTTCCATGTCTGGTCTGAGCGCCTTCATGAACGCTTTACGCGTGTCGCTACTGGGCTCAGCCGTGCCGATGGCCACGGAGGGCCTACGCATCGAACCGGCCCGGTTGGCCGCTAACTCGGCGCTCACAGGCGTGGCCCGCGCGGCGCACCGCCTCATCGTGGATGCTCCGGTGAAATAA
- a CDS encoding peptide ABC transporter substrate-binding protein — translation MTRASRRGGILAIVAGAALLLSACGGGGSSTPSGAADPSGSSAASSNGSTVTVAMDTPTWILPISAPGKTQGENGIFIEMMFPSMYSFTLEGDHPFNIDEKRSIAEVPEISDDGLTYKIKLKDRTWSDGTKITTKDVDFWYQLIKNNTSEWASYRKGGFPDNVTEFKIEDEKTFSITTTEKFSGGYFVGNQLNTIRPMPAHAWAKTSDEGAIIEDFATEQNAKDIYAYLRAAAEDPANYAKNPLWQTVSGPWKLKSYTPSGEVGLVANKDYDGADKATFSEVLYKPFTSDDAEFNTLRAGGIDYGYIPAGNIAQKDYIESQGYKVSPWYGWSITYMPFNFNHPESGPIFSQKYVRQAMQQLIDQESISKVIWKGMAAPTCGPVPQEPGAAGTMDGCAYKFDPDAAKKLLEDHGWKVTPDGVTTCERPGNGADQCGEGVKAGAEMRFTLISQSGFTATHDMMAELKSQFGKVGIVLEIQEVPDSVAVSQVCKKDDPNCEWELSFFGSEASWYYPPYASGQRLFATDAPVNLGAYTNPEADKLIDATLVSSDTKAMDEYNAFLAEDLPVLWMPNPVNRVSAYRSEITGIDPQDPMLGMYPQDWMRK, via the coding sequence ATGACCCGCGCATCTCGGCGAGGCGGCATCCTCGCCATTGTGGCAGGCGCCGCCCTGCTCTTGTCCGCCTGCGGCGGTGGAGGCTCATCCACGCCATCGGGCGCGGCCGATCCGTCCGGCTCCAGCGCAGCGAGCTCTAACGGCTCGACCGTCACGGTTGCCATGGACACTCCCACCTGGATCCTCCCCATCTCCGCACCGGGCAAGACCCAGGGCGAGAATGGCATCTTCATCGAGATGATGTTCCCCTCGATGTACTCCTTCACCCTCGAAGGTGACCACCCCTTCAACATCGACGAAAAGCGCTCGATCGCCGAGGTCCCCGAAATCAGCGACGACGGCCTGACCTACAAAATCAAGCTCAAGGACCGCACCTGGTCAGACGGCACGAAGATCACCACCAAGGACGTGGACTTCTGGTACCAGCTGATCAAGAACAACACCAGCGAATGGGCCTCCTACCGCAAGGGCGGCTTCCCGGACAACGTCACCGAGTTCAAGATCGAAGACGAGAAGACCTTCTCCATCACCACCACCGAAAAGTTCTCCGGTGGCTACTTCGTGGGCAACCAGCTCAACACCATCCGCCCCATGCCGGCACACGCCTGGGCCAAGACATCTGACGAGGGCGCGATCATCGAGGATTTCGCCACCGAACAGAACGCCAAGGACATCTACGCCTACCTGCGCGCGGCCGCCGAGGACCCCGCGAACTACGCCAAGAACCCGCTGTGGCAGACCGTCTCCGGCCCCTGGAAGCTGAAGTCGTACACGCCGTCGGGAGAGGTGGGCCTCGTGGCCAACAAGGACTACGATGGCGCTGACAAGGCCACCTTCAGCGAGGTGCTCTACAAGCCCTTCACCTCCGACGACGCCGAGTTCAACACCCTGCGTGCAGGCGGCATCGACTACGGCTACATCCCCGCGGGCAACATCGCCCAGAAGGATTACATCGAAAGCCAGGGCTACAAGGTATCCCCGTGGTACGGCTGGTCCATCACCTACATGCCCTTCAACTTCAACCACCCCGAGTCCGGCCCGATCTTCTCCCAGAAGTACGTGCGCCAGGCCATGCAGCAGCTGATCGACCAAGAGTCCATCTCCAAGGTCATCTGGAAGGGCATGGCAGCCCCCACCTGTGGCCCGGTTCCGCAGGAGCCCGGTGCCGCCGGCACCATGGACGGTTGCGCCTACAAGTTCGATCCCGACGCAGCCAAGAAGCTGCTCGAGGACCACGGCTGGAAGGTCACCCCTGACGGCGTGACCACCTGCGAGAGGCCCGGAAACGGCGCCGACCAGTGTGGCGAGGGCGTGAAGGCCGGCGCAGAAATGCGCTTCACCCTCATCTCCCAGTCCGGCTTCACCGCCACCCACGACATGATGGCAGAGCTTAAGTCCCAGTTCGGCAAGGTCGGCATCGTCCTCGAAATCCAAGAGGTCCCCGACTCGGTCGCCGTCTCCCAGGTCTGCAAGAAGGATGACCCGAACTGTGAGTGGGAGCTGTCCTTCTTCGGCTCCGAAGCCTCCTGGTACTACCCGCCCTACGCCTCTGGCCAGCGCCTGTTCGCCACCGACGCGCCGGTGAACCTCGGCGCCTACACCAACCCGGAAGCAGACAAGCTCATCGACGCAACCCTCGTCTCCTCGGACACGAAGGCCATGGATGAGTACAACGCCTTCCTCGCTGAGGACCTGCCGGTTCTGTGGATGCCAAATCCGGTCAACCGCGTCTCCGCTTACAGGTCCGAAATCACGGGCATCGATCCCCAGGATCCGATGCTCGGCATGTACCCCCAGGATTGGATGCGTAAGTAA
- a CDS encoding ABC transporter permease yields the protein MWRYILQRLGQALAVMLIVTFLTFLILHLLPGGAARSALGLDATQAQIDAYNAQMGYDKPFLTQFGLYIQRLLGGDLGYSFRLNQPVADIIFQRLPKTVVLSLLATTLAVVVAVPLGAVQAVYRNTKVDYAITSMALLAYATPLFFLGIIFIVVFSQWWPILPPQAPQGFTVAEILSNWRGLVLPVVTLAIVALAAFTRYVRSTMVDNLNENYIRTAKAKGLSPSRVTIRHALRNSLFPVITLLGMYIPALFSGALVVEQLFNYPGMGLMFWQATQTRDYPVLLASTLIVSFATVIGALIADVLYAVADPRVRLSSGGDK from the coding sequence ATGTGGCGATATATTCTTCAAAGGCTCGGCCAAGCGCTGGCGGTCATGCTCATCGTGACCTTCTTGACCTTCCTCATTCTTCACCTTCTCCCCGGCGGCGCTGCGCGCTCTGCCCTCGGACTAGATGCTACCCAGGCGCAGATTGACGCATATAACGCTCAGATGGGCTACGACAAGCCCTTCCTCACCCAGTTTGGCCTCTATATCCAACGCCTCCTCGGCGGGGACTTGGGTTACTCCTTCCGTCTCAATCAACCGGTAGCCGACATCATCTTCCAGCGCCTACCCAAGACGGTTGTCCTCAGCCTCCTGGCAACGACGCTCGCCGTCGTCGTCGCCGTCCCGCTCGGCGCCGTCCAGGCCGTGTACCGCAACACCAAGGTCGACTACGCGATCACCTCCATGGCCCTCCTGGCCTACGCCACCCCTCTCTTCTTCCTCGGCATCATCTTCATCGTCGTCTTCTCCCAGTGGTGGCCTATCCTCCCGCCGCAGGCGCCCCAGGGCTTCACGGTCGCCGAAATCCTGTCCAATTGGCGTGGCCTCGTACTGCCCGTCGTCACACTCGCAATCGTTGCCCTCGCTGCCTTCACGCGCTACGTGCGTTCGACGATGGTCGATAACCTCAACGAGAACTACATTCGCACCGCGAAAGCCAAGGGTCTGTCCCCCTCCCGCGTCACCATCCGCCACGCCCTGCGCAACTCGCTTTTCCCCGTCATCACCCTGCTGGGCATGTATATCCCGGCCCTCTTCTCCGGCGCACTCGTCGTCGAGCAGCTCTTCAACTACCCGGGCATGGGTCTGATGTTCTGGCAAGCAACCCAGACGCGCGACTACCCCGTGCTACTCGCCTCAACCCTCATCGTCTCTTTCGCCACCGTCATCGGCGCACTTATCGCCGACGTCCTCTACGCGGTGGCCGATCCCCGCGTCCGACTCTCCTCAGGAGGTGACAAGTGA
- a CDS encoding ABC transporter permease, giving the protein MGGVTNARPRRRTGIGKQGVAVFFENKLAVIGLGLVIALIVFSFIGPLIYQTDQVHTDLSHAYMAPGENGHVLGTDSVGYDQLGRLMLGGQTSLIVGLCAGLLATAFGTIWGAAAGFMGGWVDAAMMRIVDALMSIPALFLFMLIATIITPTVPLLVLVISAFAWLNPARMVRGDSIALRSREFILAMKGMGGTSSRAVRTHIVRNSIGTVIVNATFQVADAVLYVAYLSFLGLGVPPPAANWGGMLSSGLSEVYSGNWWLIAPPGIAIIILVLAFNFVGDGLRDAFEVRLRKR; this is encoded by the coding sequence ATCGGCGGCGTCACCAATGCCCGGCCACGGCGTCGTACTGGAATTGGTAAACAGGGTGTGGCCGTGTTCTTCGAGAACAAGCTCGCCGTCATCGGCCTCGGCCTCGTGATTGCCCTCATCGTGTTTTCCTTCATCGGGCCGCTCATCTACCAGACCGACCAGGTCCACACCGACCTCTCCCACGCCTACATGGCGCCCGGCGAGAACGGCCACGTCCTGGGAACCGACTCGGTGGGCTACGATCAGCTCGGCCGCCTCATGTTGGGCGGGCAGACCTCGCTCATCGTGGGCCTGTGTGCCGGCCTCCTGGCCACCGCATTCGGCACGATTTGGGGCGCGGCCGCCGGATTCATGGGCGGCTGGGTTGACGCCGCGATGATGCGCATCGTCGACGCCCTCATGTCCATTCCCGCGCTCTTCCTCTTCATGCTGATCGCAACAATCATCACCCCCACGGTTCCGCTACTGGTCCTGGTGATCTCCGCATTCGCCTGGCTGAACCCCGCCCGTATGGTTCGCGGCGATTCCATCGCCCTGCGCTCGCGAGAGTTCATCTTGGCGATGAAGGGCATGGGCGGTACGTCGAGCAGGGCCGTGCGCACACACATCGTGCGCAATTCGATCGGTACCGTGATCGTCAACGCCACATTCCAGGTTGCCGACGCCGTCCTGTACGTCGCCTACCTATCCTTCCTCGGACTCGGCGTTCCGCCGCCCGCAGCCAACTGGGGCGGGATGCTTTCCTCCGGCCTGTCCGAGGTTTACTCGGGCAACTGGTGGCTTATCGCGCCCCCGGGCATCGCAATCATCATTCTCGTGCTCGCATTCAACTTCGTCGGCGACGGCCTGCGCGACGCCTTCGAAGTGCGCTTGAGGAAGAGGTAA
- a CDS encoding ABC transporter ATP-binding protein has product MDTLLSIEDLSVRIPRRKDEVQPLSGVNLTVGRGQTLGIVGESGSGKTMTALALMSLLPSNGYVSSGQITLDGKALVGMEDAELRKLRGTEIGMIFQDPMTSLNPTMTIGDQIGEPLRVHRGASKKEAEAAAIDIMRRVGMPRPDKIVGDYPHQLSGGMRQRAMIAMALICRPKLLIADEPTTALDVTTQMQILDLIDDVKEEFGSSVILVTHDLAVVAGRADSVAVMYSGRVMEQAPARDLFTNPQHQYTRALLAALPEHARTSDSELYSIPGSPPEITQEVTGCPFAPRCGFAQDICTTTTPTLGDSTHKVACHFPGGEPLANELEDLAPNRVRNEAAPILEVSHVSRNFPAYGGSLVRRKIGTVSAVSDVSLTIYEGEVFGLVGESGCGKSTLGRLIAGLDDVSSGDIEVGGVRISGLRGKERRKFHAQVQMMFQDSAAAMDPRMRVDEIILEPLHIQKVGSRADRDARVDTLVAQIGLPQDALSRYPHEFSGGQLQRIGLARALALNPRLIVCDEPVSALDVSVQAQVLNEMRALQQKYSLAYVFISHDLSVVQYMSDRIAVMYLGKIVEYGGADDVALRPLHPYTKGLVDAVPRIEDAFVKERTRLKIEGETPSAMDPPSGCRFRTRCPFAQDICAAEEPQLRTMRTTDGGEQVVACHFPLLDDAGR; this is encoded by the coding sequence ATGGACACCCTCTTGTCGATCGAGGACCTCTCGGTCCGCATTCCCCGCCGAAAGGACGAGGTCCAGCCGCTATCAGGCGTCAACCTGACGGTCGGGCGTGGCCAGACCCTCGGCATCGTCGGCGAATCCGGCTCGGGAAAGACGATGACTGCGCTTGCCCTCATGAGTCTCCTGCCATCCAACGGATACGTCTCCTCGGGGCAGATCACGTTGGATGGCAAGGCCCTCGTGGGCATGGAAGATGCCGAGCTGCGCAAGTTACGTGGCACCGAGATCGGAATGATCTTCCAAGACCCGATGACTTCGCTCAACCCGACCATGACCATCGGCGACCAAATTGGCGAACCTCTGCGCGTCCACCGCGGCGCCTCCAAGAAGGAGGCCGAGGCCGCCGCGATCGACATCATGCGACGCGTGGGCATGCCCCGCCCGGACAAGATTGTGGGAGATTACCCCCACCAGCTGTCGGGCGGCATGCGCCAGCGCGCCATGATCGCCATGGCACTCATTTGCCGGCCCAAGCTGCTCATTGCCGACGAGCCGACGACGGCGCTGGACGTCACCACCCAGATGCAGATCCTGGACCTGATCGACGACGTGAAGGAGGAATTCGGTTCCTCCGTCATCCTCGTCACCCACGATCTGGCGGTGGTGGCCGGCCGTGCCGATTCGGTGGCCGTCATGTATTCGGGGCGCGTCATGGAGCAGGCTCCCGCGCGCGACCTGTTTACCAATCCTCAGCACCAGTACACCCGCGCCTTGCTGGCGGCCCTCCCCGAGCACGCCCGCACATCCGACAGCGAGCTGTACTCGATCCCGGGTTCCCCGCCTGAGATCACCCAGGAGGTCACGGGTTGCCCGTTCGCCCCGCGTTGCGGCTTCGCCCAGGACATCTGCACCACCACGACGCCGACGCTGGGCGATTCGACCCACAAGGTCGCCTGCCACTTCCCCGGGGGTGAGCCGCTGGCCAATGAGCTGGAGGACCTGGCCCCTAACCGGGTGCGCAACGAAGCCGCGCCCATTCTCGAGGTGAGCCACGTGTCGCGTAACTTCCCGGCGTATGGCGGCTCGCTCGTGCGTCGTAAGATCGGCACGGTCTCGGCCGTCTCCGACGTGTCGCTCACGATATACGAGGGTGAAGTGTTCGGACTCGTCGGAGAATCCGGGTGCGGCAAGTCCACGCTCGGCCGCCTCATCGCCGGGCTCGACGACGTCAGCTCTGGCGATATCGAGGTGGGCGGCGTGCGCATCTCCGGCCTGCGCGGTAAGGAGCGGAGGAAATTCCACGCCCAGGTCCAGATGATGTTCCAGGACTCCGCGGCGGCGATGGACCCGCGCATGCGCGTGGATGAGATCATCCTCGAGCCACTCCACATTCAAAAAGTTGGCTCGCGCGCGGATAGGGACGCCCGTGTCGACACGCTCGTTGCCCAGATCGGCCTCCCCCAGGACGCCCTCTCGCGCTACCCGCATGAGTTCTCGGGCGGCCAGCTTCAACGCATCGGACTCGCCCGCGCGCTGGCGCTCAATCCGCGCCTCATCGTCTGCGACGAGCCCGTGAGCGCACTTGACGTGTCCGTTCAGGCCCAGGTGCTCAACGAGATGCGCGCGCTTCAGCAGAAGTATTCGCTCGCCTACGTCTTCATCAGCCACGACCTCTCCGTCGTCCAGTACATGTCCGACCGCATCGCCGTCATGTACCTGGGCAAGATCGTCGAGTACGGCGGGGCCGACGACGTCGCGCTTCGCCCCCTCCATCCCTACACAAAGGGACTGGTGGACGCGGTACCGCGCATCGAGGACGCCTTCGTCAAGGAGCGCACACGGCTGAAGATCGAGGGAGAGACTCCCTCGGCCATGGATCCGCCCAGCGGCTGTCGCTTCCGTACGCGCTGCCCGTTCGCCCAGGACATTTGCGCCGCGGAAGAACCCCAGCTTCGCACGATGCGAACCACGGACGGGGGCGAACAGGTCGTCGCCTGCCACTTCCCGCTTCTGGACGACGCTGGGCGGTGA
- a CDS encoding ROK family protein — MSMRVGVDVGGTKIAVGLVSGDGTILRKSTIASAPGSPQSTIADIANEIRALTDAQGLSVSEVDGVGLGFAGTVDSARGRVRTSANLKWTDVDICGPLSRILGVPVRIVNDADAAAWGEYRFGAARRYSSVVAITVGTGIGGAAIIGGTLLEGRHGLLAEFGHMTLVPDGLPCGCGRVGCWEQYCSGTRLSALAAERLPGTDRGPATGRDAGAAALLGNEVAVGIFEEIGTYLGVGLANLAMAFDPDLFLIGGGVSEAGELLLGPTRREYARQMGLGGFPCADVVPALLGNDAGLIGAADLA; from the coding sequence ATGAGTATGCGAGTGGGCGTAGACGTCGGAGGCACGAAGATTGCCGTCGGCCTTGTCAGCGGTGACGGCACGATCTTGCGCAAGTCGACCATCGCTTCCGCGCCCGGCTCCCCGCAGTCCACCATCGCCGACATCGCCAATGAAATCCGCGCGCTCACCGACGCTCAAGGCCTCAGCGTGAGCGAGGTGGATGGGGTGGGGCTCGGTTTCGCCGGCACGGTCGATTCGGCGCGCGGGCGAGTTCGCACGTCGGCCAACCTCAAGTGGACCGACGTCGACATCTGTGGCCCCCTCTCGCGCATCCTGGGTGTTCCCGTCCGCATTGTCAACGACGCCGATGCCGCCGCCTGGGGCGAATACCGCTTCGGCGCGGCGCGCCGGTACTCGTCCGTCGTCGCGATCACGGTTGGTACGGGAATCGGCGGCGCCGCGATTATCGGGGGCACGCTCCTCGAAGGCCGCCACGGACTCCTCGCCGAGTTCGGGCACATGACGCTTGTTCCGGACGGTCTCCCGTGTGGCTGTGGCCGCGTCGGCTGCTGGGAGCAGTACTGCTCGGGCACGCGCCTGAGTGCGCTCGCTGCCGAGCGACTTCCGGGAACAGATCGCGGGCCCGCAACTGGCCGCGACGCCGGGGCCGCCGCCCTCCTGGGCAACGAGGTGGCCGTGGGGATCTTTGAAGAAATCGGCACGTACCTGGGTGTCGGGTTGGCGAATCTGGCGATGGCCTTCGATCCGGATTTATTCCTGATCGGCGGGGGAGTCTCTGAAGCCGGAGAACTGTTGCTCGGGCCGACTCGCCGGGAGTACGCCCGCCAGATGGGCCTCGGGGGTTTCCCATGTGCTGATGTGGTTCCGGCCCTGCTGGGTAACGACGCCGGACTCATCGGCGCCGCGGATCTCGCGTAA